From Primulina tabacum isolate GXHZ01 chromosome 2, ASM2559414v2, whole genome shotgun sequence, one genomic window encodes:
- the LOC142530449 gene encoding VIN3-like protein 2, protein MDALSLEALMYDSSRCRQLSTEQKRELVYELSKWSEGASEMLQAWSRQEILQVLCAELGKERKYTGLTKSKIIEQLLKIIHEKKAQELGTASVLETDKSLDNCERTPKRQRKSDHLNSLPLSPDACLENTIYCKNSACKAKLNSDDVFCKRCSCCICRQYDDNKDPSLWLICNSDPPFLDMACSMSCHLECALRHEKSGISKDRQGKGLDGSFRCVSCGKVNDLLGSWRKQLVVARDTRRVDILCYRLSLGQKMLDGTKIYPNLYEIVDGAVKNLEEEVGPLTGLPVKKARGIVNRLSSGPEIQRVCAFAVESLDLILANRVSYTPEKLVKFEDLHASSVTVVLDSDDSNLRNVSSYTLWHRKVDDADYPLEPTCRLFEPKIKFLISGLTPATHYLLKVVPLITGRETIFCELQFHTRNSQDEVLNLNSTSSEVERSQSPATNCSISNPSSVEDETNNENRRDNFPLFCDNTDKTATTNLLHEKETTEDVISFLDEDPVGNDVALNVRNKEPPSGHMVEDTRCDNGSKTPCHASLECVPYVDSSETGLPITPSKMESMKDVNGRSNRTKINEKDVEIAFKKRSGERGDEQSNGIGDKEFEYYVKVIRWLECEGHIDTTFRQKFLTWYSMRATSREVRVVKVFIDTFIEDPSSLAAQLMDTFNEVVSNKRCAAVPHGFCMKLWH, encoded by the exons ATGGATGCCTTGTCTTTGGAGG CATTGATGTATGATTCATCAAGGTGCCGTCAGTTGAGTACGGAGCAAAAGAGAGAGCTTGTCTATGAGCTGTCAAAATGGTCTGAAGGGGCCTCAGAAATGCTGCAAGCTTGGAGCCGTCAGGAGATACTGCAGGTCCTTTGCGCTGAGCTTGGAAAGGAAAGGAAGTACACTGGCTTAACTAAATCGAAAATAATTGAACAACTTCTGAAAATCATACATGAGAAAAAAGCTCAGGAGCTTGGAACTGCAAGTGTTTTGGAAACAGATAAATCATTAGACAATTGCGAAAGAACTCCAAAAAGGCAACGGAAATCCGACCATCTTAATAGCCTGCCTCTTAGCCCTGATGCCTGTTTGGAAAATACAATATACTGCAAAAACTCGGCTTGCAAAGCTAAACTGAATAGTGATGACGTGTTTTGCAAACGGTGTTCGTGCTGCATTTGTCGCCAGTATGATGATAATAAAGACCCAAGCCTTTGGTTAATTTGCAACTCAGATCCTCCATTTCTTGATATGGCTTGTAGCATGTCGTGCCATCTTGAATGTGCCTTACGACATGAAAAGTCAGGCATTTCAAAAGATAGGCAGGGTAAGGGACTCGATGGAAGTTTCCGTTGTGTATCTTGTGGTAAAGTGAATGACTTGCTTGG TTCTTGGAGAAAGCAACTGGTAGTGGCGAGAGATACGAGGCGGGTGGACATATTGTGCTATAGACTCTCCTTAGGCCAAAAGATGCTTGATGGTACTAAAATCTACCCGAATCTGTATGAAATTGTCGATGGAGCAGTGAAAAACCTCGAAGAAGAAGTAGGTCCTCTAACTGGTTTACCCGTGAAGAAGGCTAGAGGGATTGTGAATAGACTCTCATCTGGCCCAGAAATTCAGAGAGTGTGCGCATTTGCTGTTGAGTCTCTTGACTTGATCCTTGCTAACAGAGTGTCTTACACACCTG AAAAGCTGGTTAAATTTGAAGATTTACATGCGTCATCAGTGACAGTGGTTCTTGATTCTGATGATTCGAATCTCAGAAATGTCTCAAGTTACACCCTATGGCATCGGAAAGTTGATGATGCAGATTATCCTCTGGAACCAACTTGCAGATTGTTTGAACCTAAGATTAAGTTTCTTATATCTGGTCTCACTCCTGCAACACATTATCTCCTCAAAGTTGTTCCCCTCATCACTGGTAGAGAAACTATATTCTGCGAACTCCAGTTCCACACCAGAAATTCCCAAGACGAGGTTCTAAATTTGAACTCTACGAGCTCGGAAGTAGAAAGAAGCCAAAGCCCAGCAACTAACTGTAGCATCTCAAATCCTTCTTCAGTCGAAGATGAGACTAACAACGAGAACAGAAGGGATAATTTCCCTCTGTTTTGTGATAATACTGATAAAACTGCTACTACAAACTTACTACACGAGAAGGAGACCACAGAAGATGTTATCTCTTTCTTGGATGAAGATCCTGTGGGAAATGACGTGGCTTTGAATGTCAGGAACAAGGAGCCGCCCAGTGGCCATATGGTTGAGGATACAAGATGTGATAATGGTTCCAAAACACCTTGTCATGCTAGCTTGGAATGTGTTCCATATGTGGATAGTTCAGAAACCGGCTTGCCTATCACTCCGTCCAAGATGGAGAGCATGAAAGACGTAAATGGAAGGAGCAATAGaacaaaaattaatgaaaaagatGTTGAAATAGCGTTCAAGAAGAGAAGTGGAGAAAGGGGAGACGAGCAAAGTAATGGCATAGGTGACAAGGAGTTTGAGTACTACGTGAAAGTGATCCGATGGTTGGAGTGTGAGGGTCACATAGATACAACGTTTAGACAGAAATTCTTGACGTGGTATAGCATGAGAGCGACATCTCGGGAGGTAAGGGTCGTGAAGGTTTTTATCGATACATTTATCGAGGATCCTTCATCTCTCGCCGCACAACTTATGGACACCTTTAATGAAGTTGTTTCAAACAAAAGATGCGCTGCAGTTCCCCATGGATTTTGCATGAAGCTTTGGCACTGA